The Nitrospira sp. genome window below encodes:
- a CDS encoding response regulator transcription factor, with product MSSASAKKILIVEDEKDILQLVKLYLDKEGYRTVTAATGAEGLRQARAEKPDLIVLDLMLPEIDGLEVCKRLRSAPETAMLPIIMLTAKAEESDTVVGLELGADDYVTKPFSPKTLVARVKALFRRIDRTPDEGQARYSYGGIVMDLARHELTVNGEEVPLTAKEFGLLEHLLKNPGRVLTREVLLNAVWGYEYYGTTRTVDVHVRRLKQKIPLLDDAIISVKSLGYKLKDVKGDE from the coding sequence ATGAGCAGCGCCTCGGCCAAGAAAATCCTCATCGTTGAAGACGAGAAAGATATTCTCCAGCTCGTCAAGCTCTATCTGGATAAAGAAGGCTATCGCACCGTCACCGCAGCGACTGGCGCGGAAGGACTCAGGCAGGCACGGGCGGAAAAACCGGATCTGATCGTCCTTGATTTGATGCTCCCGGAAATCGACGGCCTCGAAGTCTGCAAGCGGCTCCGATCAGCGCCGGAAACGGCCATGCTCCCCATTATCATGCTGACGGCCAAAGCGGAGGAATCGGATACCGTCGTCGGACTGGAATTGGGCGCCGACGATTATGTCACCAAGCCCTTCAGCCCCAAGACGCTGGTCGCCCGGGTAAAAGCCCTGTTTCGGCGGATCGACCGGACACCCGATGAAGGCCAGGCCCGGTATAGCTATGGCGGTATCGTGATGGACCTCGCTCGTCACGAACTCACCGTGAACGGGGAAGAAGTCCCCTTGACCGCCAAGGAATTCGGCCTCCTGGAACACCTCTTGAAGAATCCCGGGCGAGTCCTGACGAGAGAAGTGCTGCTGAACGCCGTCTGGGGCTATGAATATTATGGAACGACGAGAACCGTCGACGTCCACGTCAGACGGCTGAAACAGAAGATCCCCTTGCTGGACGACGCCATCATCTCGGTCAAATCACTCGGCTATAAACTGAAAGATGTGAAGGGTGATGAGTGA
- a CDS encoding ATP-binding protein produces the protein MTLSIRWKVTLGSFLAVTCGLAVVGLLIVQSFEQQEISQLRDMLEARTKLVAYGLRPLEPAPSSGSEPASLQAIVRDLGNRAAARITLVSANGTVLADSAVADADLAAVENHLSRPEIQQALATGQGTDIRASHTTGERTMYRAMVMDQPSGHPPVFLRLGLPMTMLDRETAKLQRNLAIALGAAFLMAVLLSIWLARNITKPLSDMAGAARRLATGDSTIRIHTHSRDEVGLLGDTLNQMTDQLRAKIDELSEDRAQLLAMLTSMVEGVLVLDYRGHVLQVNPALERMFGVSRTDARGRPCADVFRHRHLMDLVADILRTRTNHEDEIVLAPTGRCLHIEASVAGGERENEACAVLVFHDITELRRLEKIRKDFVANVSHELRTPLTSIKGYVEALLDGGKDDPETAVNFLSIILKQSDRLNLILEDLLELSKIESGSVSFKEDPLDLRNLIDRTLSMIKPLADKKGHHLVSCVPEHLPPIAGDEGRLVQVLTNLLDNAVKYTPEKGTITVAAQALADAAHAQAIELTVTDTGMGIPEQDRPRVFERFYRVDKARSRELGGTGLGLAIVKHIVEGHGGQVWVEGNQPHGSRFVVRLPVRTPRESA, from the coding sequence ATGACCCTCTCCATTCGCTGGAAAGTCACCCTTGGCAGCTTTCTCGCCGTCACCTGCGGGCTCGCGGTGGTCGGCCTGCTCATCGTGCAATCCTTCGAACAGCAGGAGATCTCACAGCTGCGCGACATGCTTGAGGCCAGAACCAAGCTCGTGGCCTACGGACTCCGGCCGCTCGAGCCTGCGCCATCATCCGGTTCCGAGCCTGCCTCACTCCAAGCAATCGTGCGCGACTTGGGAAACAGGGCCGCCGCCCGGATCACCCTCGTCTCAGCAAACGGCACGGTCCTCGCCGATAGTGCCGTCGCCGACGCCGACTTAGCCGCCGTCGAAAACCACCTCTCCCGCCCGGAGATCCAGCAAGCCCTCGCCACAGGACAGGGCACGGATATCCGCGCCAGCCACACCACCGGCGAACGCACCATGTATCGCGCGATGGTGATGGACCAGCCCTCTGGACATCCGCCTGTCTTTCTGCGCCTCGGTCTGCCCATGACCATGCTCGATCGGGAAACCGCGAAACTCCAGCGTAATCTCGCCATCGCCCTCGGCGCCGCCTTTCTCATGGCCGTGCTCCTCAGTATCTGGCTGGCCCGCAATATCACCAAACCGCTCTCCGATATGGCCGGCGCCGCCCGCCGGCTCGCGACGGGGGATTCCACCATCCGCATCCACACTCATTCCCGCGACGAAGTCGGCTTGCTTGGCGACACGCTCAATCAGATGACGGACCAGCTGCGCGCCAAGATCGACGAACTGTCAGAAGACCGCGCCCAATTGCTTGCGATGCTGACCTCCATGGTCGAAGGCGTCCTGGTGCTGGACTATCGCGGCCATGTCCTGCAAGTGAACCCGGCGCTTGAGCGGATGTTCGGCGTCTCGCGCACCGACGCCCGGGGACGCCCCTGCGCGGACGTGTTCCGCCATCGCCACCTCATGGATCTGGTCGCCGACATCCTGCGCACCCGCACGAATCATGAAGATGAAATCGTCCTGGCCCCCACAGGCCGCTGCCTGCACATCGAGGCCTCCGTGGCCGGAGGCGAGCGTGAAAACGAAGCCTGCGCGGTGCTCGTCTTTCATGACATCACCGAGCTGCGCCGCCTCGAAAAAATCAGGAAAGACTTCGTCGCCAACGTCTCGCATGAACTGCGGACGCCGCTTACCTCCATTAAAGGCTACGTCGAAGCGCTCTTAGACGGCGGGAAAGACGATCCGGAGACGGCCGTCAACTTCCTCTCGATTATCCTGAAGCAAAGCGACCGGTTGAACCTCATCCTGGAGGATCTGCTGGAGCTGTCGAAAATCGAGTCGGGCAGCGTGTCGTTCAAAGAAGACCCCTTGGACCTGCGCAACCTCATCGACCGCACCCTGTCGATGATCAAACCCCTGGCCGATAAGAAAGGGCATCATCTGGTTTCCTGCGTCCCTGAACATCTGCCCCCCATCGCGGGGGACGAAGGCCGCCTCGTGCAGGTCCTGACGAATCTGCTCGATAATGCCGTGAAGTACACGCCCGAGAAGGGCACCATTACCGTCGCCGCTCAGGCATTGGCTGACGCCGCGCACGCCCAGGCCATTGAGTTGACCGTCACCGATACCGGTATGGGGATCCCGGAACAAGACCGTCCGCGGGTGTTCGAGCGGTTTTACCGCGTGGATAAGGCCCGCTCACGAGAATTGGGAGGGACCGGACTCGGCCTTGCCATTGTGAAACACATTGTGGAGGGCCATGGAGGCCAGGTGTGGGTCGAGGGCAACCAGCCGCACGGCAGCCGCTTTGTCGTGCGCTTGCCGGTGAGAACGCCCCGCGAGTCAGCTTAA
- a CDS encoding inorganic phosphate transporter has translation MPDLTGLLLLTVVLALLFDFSNGWHDCANAVATVVSTRVLSPLAAVVLAGVLNVAGAFFSTAVAKMIGGGIVFPEAITSAVVAAALAGAILWNLVTLLLGLPTSSSHALIGGLVGSAVAHGGWAVVQFKGLQKILEAMVLSPLFGFGIGFLIMVAISWMFFRVHRGVATKTFSRLQLLSASFMAFSHGSNDAQKAMGIITLALVSSGQLATSDVPTWVIVSCALAMGLGTMVGGWRIMRTLGMRIVKLEPVHGFAAETGAASVLLFTAHFGLPVSTTHTITSSILGVGATKRLSAVRWGVTTKILSAWLFTLPGAGLLGAVVYGLLSLLH, from the coding sequence ATGCCTGATCTGACTGGATTATTGCTCCTGACCGTCGTGCTGGCCCTGTTATTCGACTTTTCGAACGGGTGGCACGACTGTGCGAATGCGGTGGCCACGGTGGTGTCGACCCGCGTGCTCAGTCCGCTTGCCGCCGTGGTGCTGGCGGGCGTCTTGAATGTGGCTGGGGCGTTTTTCTCGACGGCGGTCGCCAAGATGATCGGTGGCGGAATCGTGTTTCCCGAGGCGATCACCAGCGCCGTCGTCGCGGCGGCCTTGGCCGGCGCGATTCTGTGGAATTTGGTGACGCTGCTGCTTGGGTTGCCGACCAGTTCCTCCCATGCGCTGATCGGCGGGCTTGTCGGCTCGGCAGTGGCGCACGGGGGCTGGGCGGTGGTGCAATTCAAAGGGTTGCAAAAAATCCTGGAGGCGATGGTCCTCTCGCCGCTGTTCGGTTTCGGCATCGGATTTCTGATCATGGTCGCGATCAGCTGGATGTTTTTCCGTGTGCATCGCGGGGTGGCGACGAAGACCTTCAGCCGGTTGCAGCTGCTCTCGGCCAGTTTCATGGCCTTCAGTCACGGGTCCAACGACGCGCAGAAGGCGATGGGCATTATTACGCTGGCGCTGGTTTCGTCGGGCCAGCTTGCCACGTCCGATGTGCCGACATGGGTGATCGTGTCCTGTGCGCTGGCCATGGGGTTGGGGACGATGGTCGGCGGGTGGCGCATCATGCGGACCCTGGGGATGCGGATTGTGAAGCTGGAACCGGTGCATGGCTTCGCGGCGGAGACGGGGGCGGCGAGCGTGCTGCTCTTTACCGCGCACTTCGGGTTGCCGGTCAGCACGACCCATACCATCACGTCGTCGATTCTGGGCGTGGGCGCCACCAAGCGTTTGTCGGCGGTGCGGTGGGGCGTGACGACCAAGATTCTGTCGGCCTGGCTCTTTACCCTCCCAGGCGCCGGATTGTTGGGGGCGGTGGTCTACGGATTACTCTCGCTGTTGCATTAA
- a CDS encoding DUF47 family protein gives MAMFSLIPKEEAFFDLFKKAAHNMIEGSRLLKDMMEHFHDPAAQAKQIKDVEHVGDGITHDIATRLNQTFITPIDREDIHDLASALDDILDAVEAVADRFVIYKITKPTESAIRLADILYHASVAVGQAVDRVGMSHAQINECSVQVNSLENEADRVSRDAISGLFEKETDPIAVIKWKEIYETFEAGTDRCEDVANILERIVLKHN, from the coding sequence ATGGCCATGTTTAGTCTCATTCCCAAAGAAGAAGCCTTTTTCGATCTGTTTAAGAAGGCGGCGCACAACATGATCGAGGGCAGCCGCTTGCTCAAGGACATGATGGAGCATTTTCATGATCCCGCCGCCCAGGCCAAGCAAATCAAGGACGTCGAGCATGTGGGGGACGGGATTACCCACGACATTGCGACGCGGCTCAACCAGACCTTCATCACGCCGATCGATCGCGAGGACATTCACGATCTGGCCAGTGCGCTGGACGACATTCTCGATGCGGTCGAAGCGGTCGCCGACCGGTTCGTGATTTATAAAATCACCAAGCCGACGGAATCGGCGATCCGGCTCGCGGACATTCTCTATCACGCCTCCGTGGCGGTCGGCCAGGCGGTCGATCGCGTGGGGATGTCGCATGCGCAGATCAACGAATGCAGCGTGCAGGTCAACAGTCTGGAGAATGAAGCCGACCGGGTGTCGCGTGATGCGATTTCCGGATTGTTTGAGAAAGAGACCGATCCCATCGCCGTCATCAAGTGGAAGGAAATTTACGAAACTTTCGAGGCGGGGACCGATCGCTGCGAAGATGTGGCGAATATTCTTGAGCGCATCGTGCTCAAACATAACTAA
- a CDS encoding beta-ketoacyl-ACP synthase III has translation MKRLRIIGTGSCLPDRVVENHEVAGPLGMSAGQIERLTGIRERRWAVDGQATSDLAIGASRLALESAGCEASAVDAVILSTTSSDMAFPSTACFVQRGLGCRGVGAFDVSASCSGFLYGLSMADAMIRSGQAATCLVIAAEVKSRFLDPADAATAALFGDGAGAVLVRGEEDHSPNGRGLLGIRLYADGAKHDLIRVPAGGSRRPASAETVANHEHVLRMRGASLFRIAVRRVEQAVQEILKEFGVRIEDVGQVVLHQANGRILSRIAERLGVPPERLTSVIDRYGNTSSASLPIALDAAVRGGRIAAGDLVLLGSFGGGLTWATGLMRW, from the coding sequence ATGAAACGTCTGCGCATTATCGGGACCGGCAGCTGTCTGCCGGATCGGGTGGTGGAAAATCATGAGGTGGCTGGCCCCCTGGGGATGTCCGCTGGGCAGATCGAGCGTCTGACGGGCATTCGTGAGCGGCGTTGGGCCGTTGACGGGCAGGCCACGTCCGATCTTGCAATCGGCGCCAGCCGCTTGGCGCTTGAGTCCGCCGGTTGCGAGGCCTCTGCGGTGGACGCGGTGATTCTCTCGACGACGTCCTCGGACATGGCCTTCCCGTCAACGGCCTGTTTTGTCCAGCGGGGACTTGGTTGCCGGGGCGTCGGGGCGTTTGATGTGTCGGCGTCCTGTTCCGGGTTTCTCTATGGGTTGTCGATGGCCGACGCCATGATCAGGAGCGGACAGGCGGCCACGTGTCTCGTGATTGCCGCCGAAGTGAAGTCGAGATTTTTGGATCCGGCGGATGCCGCGACCGCCGCCTTATTCGGCGATGGGGCCGGTGCGGTGCTGGTGCGGGGCGAGGAAGATCACAGCCCGAATGGGCGAGGTTTGTTGGGGATTCGGCTGTACGCGGATGGGGCGAAGCATGATCTGATCCGTGTCCCGGCCGGCGGGTCTCGGCGGCCGGCATCGGCGGAGACCGTGGCGAACCACGAGCATGTCTTGCGAATGCGGGGCGCGTCGCTCTTTCGCATCGCGGTGCGCCGGGTCGAGCAGGCGGTGCAGGAGATCCTCAAAGAGTTTGGCGTTCGGATCGAGGATGTGGGGCAGGTGGTGTTGCATCAGGCGAACGGGCGGATTCTTTCACGGATCGCGGAGCGGTTGGGCGTCCCGCCGGAACGGCTGACCTCGGTGATTGACCGGTATGGAAATACCTCGTCGGCGTCCTTGCCGATCGCCTTGGATGCGGCGGTGCGCGGCGGCCGGATTGCGGCCGGTGACCTGGTGCTGCTGGGCAGCTTTGGGGGCGGGCTGACGTGGGCGACAGGCCTGATGCGATGGTAG